TGAAAAGCCTGTGTGTGGCGTGAGAGATTCCGCAGGGTGGGAGCTGGTTTTGCAGCCGGGAGATGTGTGCTGTTGGAGGGGCCCTGCTGGGTGCCTGTGCTGGCTTTCCGAAGGTACCTGCTGCTCTGGCCAGTGCTGAGACACCTCAGCTACTGCCTGCTGAGAGAACTCCAGTCTTTTCGCTGGCAAGGGAGGTGTTGAAGGTTGCATCAAGGATGGTGGTGGCGACGGCACCTGTGCAGTGTCTAAGAACTGAGACCTTTGAGATGGACTGGGCATCGAATCCTTTGGTGAGTACGTCGTATGCTGCCGAGCAAAAGCATCATGCCTGACATTTCTAGGGCTAAAGGAGGAACAGCGAGGACTCTTGGGCTGGTGCGGTCCTGTGGTTTCTTCCGATTTATCATGCTGCTGAAGCACTGCAGTCTTTAATAACGAGGAAGTGCTTGAAGGTTTTACAAGTCCTGGAGAACTGGTGTGAGGTTTTACAGCGTTTACTGGGATTTTATTGTGTTTATCGTTTTCACTGAGTTCTGTCCTACTGCCTTCAGGCCCTGCGTGCAGGATTACATCTACAGGGCTAGGGAAATTCTCAGGACTGCCTCCAATTCCATTGGTTGGAGGGGGCGAAGAGTTTTGTAATACTTCATGACTAGCTTTGGAGACTTTGGGGAGAGGAGGGCCCTGATGCCCGTCCCTGTGTTCACCTTTCCTTTTCCGATTCCCTAACTTCTCGGGTTTGGGAGAGTTTAGTTTCTGGATATCGTTCCTGCTTTTCAATTCGCTGATGGGCTTCGACCCAGCCACCGCAGGAAGTTGCGCTTCTGCTTTGCAGTTGTGAGCGCCCCCGTTTGCCGATCCGGGAGGGTTGGGCAGCCCCCGCGGCACCGCTTCGCTCTGGGTTACAGGTTCTATCAACTTCTGCCAATTCCGCAGCAACTTCTTGGCACGTTTGGCAAGCTCCTCATTGGATGTCTTCTTCCTCACCTCATTGATGAGCCTCCCAAGCCTTGTTTCctacaaagaaagagaagttcTTTTACAACCAGGTATCACTGAACAACATCCTTCAGGCACATTTCTGCTTTGTCGTGTTTGGCCTTGGAAATACCAAGTTAAAACCCACTAAATACTGACGTGTTGAATTGAGCTTTTTGGAAAGGATTAGTCCGGTCGGTCCAGTGCTCTGCCGCACAATGTGAAACCCACTGTGGGTTTCAGGCCATCCTGTCTTTATGCCCTGGCTGAAGCACCAGAGCCGTGAGCTGTGAAAAAACATCCGCAAGGAATTCTTCAATCAGCAAGAATGGTGAGAATAAAGGTGCGAGTTCAGAGCTGAGGGGAAAGGCAGCACCCACGGCAGAGAAGGTGCGCCTGGTCCCAGTGAAAGGGTAAGATCTGCAGAAAGAGGCAAGAGAAAAAGACTCCAGAAGCTTCACCCGTTACAGTAATGCACTGACAATAAAAGTCTCTGTGTCACAAACCTGCCCAGCCAGGGCACGGACTCAGGTCCTGCCTTCTTCCTCcatctctcctctccctgcactCCCCAGTACCTTGCAAACGTATGAAATCTGATGTAAACAAGCATTGCTGGGGCGTCCCAAAGTGGTTCCATGAGCGGAAGGAAGTGAAAGGTTTGATTGCTCCCAAAGCACgtttgaaaacaaagaactgTTCCGCAAGCCAGATTACTTAAGGAAAGCACCTCAAAGGGAAACATCAACCGGGCTGTGAGAGAAATCTGCAACACGCTGTGGTATGCATATTGAGATAAAGCTGGAGCTACAATTAAGCAACAGTTCAAAGCCTCTAACACAGGAATTTTTGTAGGAAGACTGGGAAAACGCTGTAATTTAGCCATAAAACCATCTTTGGGCTGTTTCTAGGAGTGGGCAGCAAGACTGCAGCGATCCCACCCGAGACTCCAGCTTTTACCTCTTCTCATCTACATCAGGCATCGAAACCTGCTTGACTGAATCACAGACGGATTTCATAGACACAGAGTAACTGTTCCTGTTTCAGAGTCTTCGGTGGTTGGTCAAACATCGAAAAAGGCAGCACTCCTTCAGCAAGCAGTGATGGGGCTGAATGCAACAGGATTCATCAGAAGCAAGTGATGGTTATAATGTAGTGCCCTACACAAACAGGAACTGTGCTGCACAGAATACTGATCCCAACCCAGAAAGAATCACTGTGTCTGTGCTCAGAGGTCAGAAACAGCCTGAGAGGGACAAAATAATATCTTAATTGTGAATCCTTTGCAATCAATCTATTGTTGCAAGAAAAGCTCGCATGGAAATTAGACAGGCAAAGAAAGTCCTTTTATACACACAAAAATCAAGTCATGTTCAGAGGGTGACATACCTCAAGTGCCTCTTTGGTAATGGGGTATTTCTCCAGGCTGGAGATCACTTCCAGCACTGCCACCATGTTATGGATCTGCAACAAGGAAGACAAAGTCACTTCATCTTTCATGCACAGGTCTTCGTTATCAAATGTAATTTAAGACCTTCCACTTCATAATTGCTGGAAGCATTAATCACAAAATTGCTATCACACTGTCTGGCTTTAGGGAGCTGATTGTCCAAGGAACAGGGACAAGGACACTTCGCTGACCTAGTTGGGAACTGCAGGAACTGTAACACACACACTTTTATGTAAAACCAGAGGAAACACTCGCGATGAAACCAGTGTCACTTGCTAGCAAAGTCTGAGACTCCTGCGAGACCCCCAGCCTAGGGATTCACGAACTGCCCTCCAGCCTAACTGGAAGCAGCAGTGCCAAGTGGTCCAAGGCACGAGTTGCATTGGAAGTCCCACATTTACCCCTTCAGGCACTGCTCTGGGTGAGCCCAAGTCACCGTCCTAGGATGCTGCTCAGAACActgccacctcctgcagccACCCACCGCCAGTCCAAAACCCCAGGTCCAAGTGCTCCACATTCCAGAGCCGAGGAAGCAAACGCTGTGCCCAGTAGGTGTCCTCAGCCCCCCACCCTGCACAGGACCAGGCTGGGCCACCTCCAGACCCGGCTGTGTCCTGGAACCGCGCATCCCCATATGGAAGATGGTGAGGAGCCACTGCAGAGATGCCCATGACGTTACACCAAGTGTCGGGTTGTCTGATGGGCTTCACTGCCACGTTTCTGCACGCACGGGTAAGCGCCGCACAGAAGCTGTTGCCACAATCAGTACCTCTTAAGCACAAGTGGGATTTTAGTAGTTTCTAGGAGAACCCCCAGGCTACCGAGATCCAGCCCCATTCCCATTCCTTGGTGTTAAGAGCATTGAAACCCTGACAATTTCTAATCCACCTCTACAGACAGATTTAAAagataagcaaaggaaaacctgAATCACAGCCTCACTTATTGCTTAATTGCGTTTGTGACTCAAGTGGATGCAAAGTGATCTGAGAAACATCTCTCAGCAAGAGCCTCTGCAGGGAGCCCACGTTACCCTAAAGTCTCACCAGGAATGTACTCACTAGCTCTGCCCTCCCAGCTACACGCTCCACAGCAAAAGTCTTCATTTTAAGACTGCCAAGTTTGTCGGAATCAGCTTTTCCAAGTCAGTTCTACCCCTTTCAAGATACAAGAGAATCGGGAGCTGAAATCTCTTCTGTGCAGAAAACCTTGTTCACAGACAATGTTTCTTCCACCAGAACAGGATTGCTTCATGTTGGAGAGACCTGGATAAAGCTGTCAGCAATGAAACACCAGGCCTGATGTTTAGATTAACTTTGCTCAAGCTTAGGTTTAAAGCCTATAGAGGCTTTGAGTGATTTTAACTCCTACAGGTTGTAAAGCCAGCTTGAGAACAAAGATGAATTCATTTGTCATGGTTCTTTCTTCACCAGACTACATTGCCTCTGCACAAAATCAAACCCTGCCATCCAGTCAGGCCTGGTAAAGCTCTGCTTATGCACTTCTTAACACACTTTCTTCCATGTTTCTTCCTCACGCTGCCCTCAATGCCTAGAAAGACCAACTTGGCACCACAGCTTAAGTAATAGATAGCACCATGGGGGATTTTCCACTTTCTAGAGCGAGAGTACCTAGAATAGCTCAATTCTGGGAGTTTCCAACCATTTTCAGACTTGCACAAGACATGGTTTAAACTACAAATTACCAGGGTGCAAAAGGCATTGCACAGAGCTGTAACTGGTACAACTATTTTGGCAGTTGCTGGTAATCCCCAAATATTCATTATCTAAATGACAAACTGATGGCAAAAAAGGGATTAAGTCTCTCAAAAGGTCAAGATGGGGAAAGTGACACAGGCTCACGTGCACACACACCTACAGGAAGGTGAAACTGCTCAGGgagtttccagcagcagctttgcctttGTTCAATACACACACATGGATGCCCCTGGCTGCTCCATCACCTACCAGGGACCAGGGCTGCACCACAGCTGATAAGACTGTTCCTTCATCCCTCCTTTGAGGGACACATGGTGCCTATTAAAAGCAGTGAAAGCAGCCTTACGCCACCGAATCTGTGCTCTTCACTCAGCTCCTGGTAGAACACAACCCACCCACTGCAGATGCTTCACGCAATTGGAACCGATTGAAAACACATTGTCACATTGGAGCAATCACTGCAAGGCACATGAAGGCTCAAGCTCAAGATCAACTGAAAGaagctcctctcctcttcccctctctttGACCTGCAGGGAAGCAGGGTTCTTCTAAAAAAGTACCATGTTCAACAACTTCTCTACCCTGCCCCAatattttggtggggttttcttggTATGCTTCATCCAAACTGCCAGAAAGAGCAATAATATAATATTCTATTATACATAAAATTATGTAAGTACTATATACTTATACAATTCTATGCATTGTATCAGTATTATGAGTGTAATAAAAATCATATTCTCCCATTGCAAACTAACACAGCCTATGAGATTTCCTGTGGTGCGGTTAAACACCATGATGAAAACAAGGCAGCCTCCCAAAACACCTCAAGTATCACCTATTCCACGTGAAGACACCTATTTTGTTAACAGCAGCACACGAGTATTGTGCACCAGTATCTTTACCTTAAACCATCTGTTACTGGCTTAATAAAACGAATATCTTGTCACATAACTGACAGGAGACTGGAGTTATGAAGCCTGCCAGGACATcctcctgctctgagcagcagaagtGATCATTTATAATGCAAGTTGCTATTAAAATGCTTGGCTACGCAGCAGACAAAGTGACCTAAAGCAGAGCGGGACAAGGGAGCTGGTTCAGTGTGACTGCACAAGTCAGGGTCTCAGGGACGTGCACATCATTTTAGGTTCTATTTGCCTTTGCCTAAGTTCCGCTGCAACCCGTTActacccccccaaaaccaagaaCCTCCAGGAAGCAAGCCCAGGGCTTCGCATTTAGCAGCTTGCAGAGCACAGATAAGAACAATTCGCATGGTATTCCGAATTCTCCCGTGCTATTCCCTCCGCCTGGCACACAGACCGGTGCACTCGAAGTTTACTGGAGAACATCTGCTTTGAGTCATGTACAATAATCCTCTCCAGCCAACCCTAATGACAGTCGCAGAAAACAAATCTTATTTATTCCATGCAAGCCTCCTTAAGTCATTCAGCCGCACTCTGGAGCTTACTACTGGTATGGGAGATCTCGTCCAAGTAAAGCACCGTGTGTTTTTACTACAGCCTCAGACAAAAGCGTGGGGTTTCTGCGCACACTGGAAGAGATCAAAAGGCTTcgcttcctttttatttaactgATGCCTTAATCCTATTTTAGCTTTGACAAATGAAGACCAATTCAGTAACTGACTTCAGGGTAAGTGTTCCAGGGCAGGTCTAAAGGAGAAGCGTGCTGGGGGTGGAGGTTTAAGgcacagcccttccctgccACCTCCTACTGCCTCCTTCCCGGCTCatttgaaaacagcagcaaactcagcacccccaggagccggcagcacCGCTCCCACGTGCTGGGACGGGGTTTGCACTGGACTAGCAGGCTCACTCGTCGAGCTTTGATCCTCCTCCTTCATCCACAGGTACTAGACCAGCCCAGGTCCTAACCTCAATGGTACAACTCCCATTCTTCCCCAGGACTGCCTCAGCACAGGGCAACTTGCATCTCACCCCACTGCTACCTCAGAAACAACTGCTACAGACACGCAAGTGCAGTCACTTGAACAAAGCAATTTTGGTTTCTTGCCTGGTTTTTTACCGTTTTATAGGGATGTTTCTGAAGATCTCTACATGCATGACCGGACCGTGACAGATGACAAACCAGATCCGAGTTAGCACAGATGATGCTGAGCATTGCACAGGCCCGGAGTAGGAGAAGCAATTTCCTTGTAACTTGAAAACCTGAGCACTAGGTGCCCAATTACAAAAGAAAGTGCAGTGAAACTGCTGATACAGCCAGAAATTCTGGCTAGAAAAGCTCTTTTTAATCACTTGCATCAAGTTCACAGAACAGCGCTAAAAGGCGTCTGTGGACACAGGATCATCATCCATATGGGTCACATTAGTACCTGTAAAGAGTGATTAAACTTGGCCTAATATGTCTAGAGTGCCTAATCATAGAAACTTGTCTAAAGTGTAACACTACTGTCCTCCCAAACCCACAGGTTAGAATAATCAGGCTGACTCCATTGTAGGCATTTTGAAACAGATTATAGAGCTAGATGAGAAGACACTGCCTTGGAGGGAACGGACCTGGCAGCACACTTCAACCTCCTCACGTTATATTCAATGCTCAATATTCAAAGTACTCAAAGTATTCAAGTTTCAAAGTACTTCTGTAACCTTTGCCCACCTGTAGCACCGAAGCAAGTTTAccaaaggaagcagagaagTGCATCCACCATGGAACACTGACCAGGGCTCTCTTTTCTACACGTACAAATCCAACCCTCAACTGCCAAGTCGGGTGTTTTCTGTCGGCAGCATCAGGAATGCAGCATGGTCCATACACAAGGTCACATTTGTACTATTTTTTATTGTGTTCCCCTGCTCTCAGGGACAACAGCACTTTATCAGGTAGTTATACAACCTGCCCGATATCTGTGGGCCatgcagatcatagaatcatacccTCCGGAAGCCCAAGAAAATCCCAGGTTCAAGGTCAGTATTGCTGGAACtggcaggaaggcagagctgatTCAGAAGGAGGCAGAGCAACAGCATGATGAGCAATGCCATCCAGTCACATTTAtcttctccaaagcagcaatgacCTGCACTGGAGGCACCAACTCCTGCCCCAGGCTGGGGTATCTAAACAGTGCCACATCTTGCCCCCAGCACTGCATTTGTATAAAAGCTGCTTCATTGCATAATAATCCAAAAACTGGAATAAGAAGTAAGAGGAGAAAAGTTGCTATTCATAGGAGGCTTTATTTAAATGCAGCAGTGGAAATACAGCAGCACAGTGTTTATTTAGCACTTCACATAGGATGTTTCAGATACCAGACGCTAACAATACATCTCATGAACAGTAAATCACAATGTCATTTTTGCAGAGATACAGACTAAACAGAGTGAGAATTCAGGTTACAACCTGCTGGTATTTAGTTCAGTTCCCTTGCAGCTGATCTATTAACAGTTTCCCCTCCCCACAACGTGATacgatgttgcctaaagatagggTACACGAGATGCTATTCACAGAAACGACATGCCAAAAAGATGACCATGCACTACTTTGGTTCAGAATTACTGAAAAGCTTTGAAAGTCAAGTTTCCCAAGTGGAGTGCAAATATTCACCAGTAGGCAAAAGTTGGTCTTAAAAGCGGTGAGTTATCTAATAGTCTTTAGCAAAGCAGATATTTAAACATGAAGGAATCAATTATTTGGGTTCAAAGTCATCCATCCACTGAGAGTGTCTTCTACGACAGAGACATTCATCTGGAGTCCATGCTCTGAAAACTGATCAGGAATTTGTGCTGCAAAACAACAGGGAGAAGAACTACTCCTTGACTACCAACAGGCAAGAAAGTGGCCAGGCACAGCAAGCACGTCCCCCTACCTCTGCATTGAAAGTTTCCACATCTACAGAGTCAAAACAATCTGCATATATTGTATTCATACTTAGGCTTTATTTAACAGCAAGATACATCATCCAAATACCTTCCCATATGCACTTCACAGAGCCAGGGTCATCAAACAAGAGTAAGGTCAGAGCGAAATACCGCATTGCGAAGAAATGGGCAGACCTGAAACATTCCCCCTGAGTGAGACAACAGTTCAGGCCTCCGGTAAGCGTTGGCAGCAGGTAACGCACAGCAGTGAGGTGCAGAGACACCAGGACAGCCAAGAGATTGCAAGGAGTCTGCCAGCAGCGCACACGCTTTAACCCCAGCAGTTACAAACATCCTCAAATCACAAACAGGCAGCAGTTGGGAAGTGCCATCAGCACTTCAGCTCTTCCCTACGTGGTCCATTCCATTCCAAAGGAGAGGTCTAAGCCCTTGGCACAGCGGGAAAACACACCACGCTTTGGCAAGGCAGGAGAAACCACCCAACAAAAGTAGGATCCATTGGTGGAGTCTTTAGAAGATAAGAGGTAGTAAAACACAGATTAGGGAGGCAAGATGcatgcagagcagcagtggcacACTGGGGAATGCTTCCCTGCTCTACAGGAAGAGGTCTTGAAGGCAAACAGAACAAAGTCAACTTTACACCGTATTCATTAGCCAACACTCGAAGCGTTCTTGTTGCTACCGAGAGCAATCACTGTCAACTTCAGCATCTGCTACTCATTTTGTACAACACCCTAAGAACTGCACCGTTGGTGCCTACCCCTCAGTTAAACACGAAACATGGAAGACTCACTGGAGCATGGCCccactcattttctttttgcagccCCCACAAAAGAAACCACCCCCAAACCATCCCACCAGGTCATAACGTTGGGCAAAAGCTTTCTGGGGATCAAATTTATTATCCAGATTTGAAAAGCCCAGGAGCTGAGGTGAGCCGCTATTAAATTGGGAAGATGTGCATGGCACAAATTCAAGATGAATACAAGGAGAGAGTTGGGTACTGCAGGCCCCAAAGCCTGCCAGAACACAGGCTCAATGGTATCCTGCAGCATCTTTAGTGTTGTTTTTCACCCAGCATCATAGTGCTAAGGAATGGCATTGGAAGCAAATCCAGCTGGAGTTACATGATCATCTCGAGGTATCACAGTTCAAGGGAATGCATACAAAGAGCTCAGAGGGGAGCCGTGATGGGAGGGTTTGAAACAAGGGTTAGGAAGAACAGGTTTAAAGTACTCAATTCACAcagtattgaaaaaaaatagggAGGAGACACATAAAGCTTGAACTAAGACTTCCTGT
Above is a window of Lathamus discolor isolate bLatDis1 chromosome 21, bLatDis1.hap1, whole genome shotgun sequence DNA encoding:
- the MED26 gene encoding mediator of RNA polymerase II transcription subunit 26; protein product: MTAAPAPSPQQIRDRLLQAIDPQSNIHNMVAVLEVISSLEKYPITKEALEETRLGRLINEVRKKTSNEELAKRAKKLLRNWQKLIEPVTQSEAVPRGLPNPPGSANGGAHNCKAEAQLPAVAGSKPISELKSRNDIQKLNSPKPEKLGNRKRKGEHRDGHQGPPLPKVSKASHEVLQNSSPPPTNGIGGSPENFPSPVDVILHAGPEGSRTELSENDKHNKIPVNAVKPHTSSPGLVKPSSTSSLLKTAVLQQHDKSEETTGPHQPKSPRCSSFSPRNVRHDAFARQHTTYSPKDSMPSPSQRSQFLDTAQVPSPPPSLMQPSTPPLPAKRLEFSQQAVAEVSQHWPEQQVPSESQHRHPAGPLQQHTSPGCKTSSHPAESLTPHTGFSQDASKMDSDDAASGSDSKKKKRYRPRDYTVNLDGHVTEGGVKPVRLKERKLTFDPMTGQIKPLTQKDPLQVEIPALTEQHRTETEKQEQKPNLQSPFEQTNWKELSRNEIIQSYLNRQSSLLSSSGVQTPGAHYFMSEYLKQEESTRKEARKTHVLAPNSKPTDLPGVTREVTSDDLDRICEHHWPGVNGCYDTQGNWYDWTQCISLDPHGDDGRLNILPYVCLD